The following are from one region of the Capsicum annuum cultivar UCD-10X-F1 chromosome 1, UCD10Xv1.1, whole genome shotgun sequence genome:
- the LOC107848762 gene encoding DUF21 domain-containing protein At4g14240: protein MINQVMNAMAVVEMATNSPNNHNNNTNSVGADIAFGTLTWFLYAGLSCFLVIFAGIMSGLTLGLMSLNLVELEILQQSGTPTEKKQAAVILPVVQKQHQLLVTLLLCNAAAMEALPLYLDKMFNQYVAIILSVTFVLAFGEVIPQAICTRYGLAVGANFVWLVRVLMVICYPIAYPIGKILDCVLGHHEVLFRRAQLKALVSIHSQEAGKGGELTHDETTIISGALDLTEKTAEEAMTPIESTFSLDVNSKLDWEAMGKILARGHSRVPVYSGSPKNIIGLLLVKSLLTVRPETETPVSAVSIRRIPRVPADMPLYDILNEFQKGSSHMAAVVKLKGKNKNPPLVIEEEKSDDNTVAGGNSHVTTHLLKTKGEKPDCVVVDINKATAAAVTPPTSGDAVTNGLPESPDDIEEAEVIGIITLEDVFEELLQEEIVDETDEYVDVHKRIRVAAAAAAAASSVARAPSIRRLTAQKGAGAQQSKESQNRKKSGEDISISRRTQGSLGEPLLGNKR, encoded by the exons ATGATAAATCAAGTGATGAACGCAATGGCAGTAGTAGAAATGGCTACTAATAGTCCCAATAACCACAACAATAATACTAATTCGGTTGGGGCAGATATAGCATTTGGGACATTAACATGGTTCCTCTATGCTGGCTTATCCtgttttttggtgatttttgctGGAATTATGTCTGGATTAACATTAGGACTCATGTCTTTAAATCTCGTTGAGCTCGAAATCCTTCAGCAAAGTGGCACCCCTACTGAGAAAAAACAAGCAG CTGTAATACTTCCCGTTGTTCAGAAGCAACACCAGCTTCTTGTGACCCTACTTCTATGTAATGCTGCTGCAATGGAGGCCCTACCCTTATACCTGGACAAAATGTTCAACCAATATGTGGCCATTATACTCTCTGTAACTTTTGTCTTGGCATTTGGAGAG GTTATTCCTCAAGCAATATGTACCAGGTATGGACTTGCGGTGGGTGCAAACTTTGTTTGGCTTGTTCGTGTTCTGATGGTCATATGCTACCCAATTGCGTACCCCATAGGGAAG ATCCTAGACTGCGTATTAGGACATCATGAAGTACTATTTAGACGAGCTCAGTTAAAAGCTCTTGTTTCTATCCACAGTCAAGAG GCTGGCAAGGGAGGTGAACTTACACATGATGAAACAACAATCATTAGTGGAGCATTAGATTTGACTGAGAAG ACTGCTGAGGAGGCCATGACACCCATTGAATCGACATTTTCATTGGATGTCAATTCGAAGCTGGACTG GGAGGCAATGGGTAAAATTCTTGCTCGGGGTCATAGTCGAGTTCCAGTCTACTCAGGTAGTCCAAAGAATATTATTGGACTTCTACTG GTAAAAAGTCTTCTTACTGTACGTCCGGAAACTGAGACACCAGTTAGTGCTGTTTCTATCCGCAGAATTCCACG AGTTCCAGCTGATATGCCACTATATGATATACTAAACGAGTTCCAAAAGGGTAGCAGTCATATGGCTGCTGTAGTTAAGCTCAAAGGGAAAAACAAAAACCCTCCCTTGGTAATTGAGGAAGAGAAATCTGATGATAATACAGTCGCTGGTGGAAATTCGCATGTAACTACCCATCTTTTGAAGACAAAGGGTGAAAAGCCAGATTGTGTCGTTGTTGATATCAACAAGGCTACAGCAGCGGCAGTAACCCCTCCAACATCTGGTGATGCAGTGACAAATGGCTTGCCTGAGTCGCCAGATGATATTGAGGAAGCTGAAGTAATAGGCATTATCACTTTGGAAGATGTTTTCGAAGAACTTTTACAG GAGGAAATAGTGGACGAGACTGATGAGTATGTTGATGTACATAAGAG GATACGTGTAGCGGCAGCGGCAGCGGCAGCAGCTTCATCAGTGGCAAGAGCTCCATCAATCCGGAGGTTAACAGCCCAAAAGGGAGCC